GAAGCCTTCGACCTTGGCAAAACGCGGCGCCGCCATTTTCAGCAGCGGCAGCACGACATCGCTGAAATCCTGCCGCACGCGGTGGTTGTAGTCCATCAACTGCGAGGAATACGACGCGTAGTAGTTCCCGGTAATTTCCAGCACGACCTTGCCGTTGTAGCTGTCGAAGCGAATCGAGCGCTGGTCGGCGGCGGACTGCTGCGCCTGCTCAATATCGAGAACGCGGCTGAAGTAGAACGCATAGGGAAACTTGTGCGCCCGCGCCTCGTCGCCAAACTGCCGGAGCCGGTCGTAGTTCTTTTCCTGCAGGGCGCGCTGGGTCTCATCGCCGATCTCACCCGGGGTGAGCACCTGGGCGCTTGCCAACATCGATCCCATGACGAAGAACACTATTAGAGCGAGGCTAATTTTGCGCATAGACAACTCCTTTTGCCGGGTACGGCGGATCGGCGACAGCGCGGATAAAGGAAAGCAGGGCCTGGATATCATTCTTGGTCAAGGTGTAGCCGTAGGGCGGCATCTCGGCTGACTTGTTCAGCGCCGCGCCGCCGTGGGTGATGATGGCGGTGAGGTCGGCATCGCTGATCTTGTTCAGCGTTTCACCGTCGGCAAACGCGTGCGGCTTGGTAACGAGGTTGTCCATGTTCGAGACACGCTCGGGCGTGGACTCGGGATCGTGGCAGCGCGAGCAGTATTGCCGGTTAATTTGCCGGCCCAGCACCTGCTGGTAGTCAAGCGCAATCTCCTCCAGCTTAAGGTCGTAGCTCTTGCCGCCTTTGTCGCGCGTAAGGGCGGTGATCTGGTATCGCCCCGCGGTCCCGCCGAGCATGACCTTAACGGTGAATTGCCCGCTGGAATCGGTGATACCCGCGGCGGGTTCGAGTACCACGCCCGCGGGAGCGTGCAATTCAACGTAAGCCCCGGCGACCCCGTTCCCCTGTGCGTCGTTGACCTGGACTACAAGCGGCTGCTCGAGCACCGCGCCGGCTGCGGCAATTTGCTTGCCGCCGCTGACTTCGGTGATCGCGGCGCCGTAGGCGGTCGCCGCAGGCGCGGCAGTCTTCGCGTTCTTGCGCGTGCACCCGGTCAACAGCGCGACGATGAGCAGAATGAGAGCACGGCGCTTCATCGTCCCACCTCTTGCTGTGACTCACGACGCCGGCCGGCAGTTTTCGTTTTCGGCGACTGTCCCTTCAGCGAAACCAGGTACGCAGTCAAGGCGCGCGCATCATCGTTGCTGATGTGCTGGTTGGGCTCGATCGTACCCGGGCGCAGTTCCTGCGGATTTTTCAGCCAGTGATAGATCCAAGCCGGCGTCAAACGCGAGCCCACCTGCGTCAGCGTTGGGCCGATGTACCCCTTGTCTTTCGCCGGATCCACGATATGGCAGGAAGAGCAGGCGTACTTGGAGTAGAAGACTTGGCGCCCGCGGTCGACCTCGGCGGGCGGATAGCTGGCCGGCATCGAGTCACTCTCGAATGCCGGCGTCTGGTACACGGTCATGATGTAGTCCGTGAGTTCCTTGATCTCCGCGTCGCTGAGATTGAACTTGGGCATGCGCCGGATCAGCGCCGGGCGCAGCGTGTTCGGGTTGCGAAGGAAATCCGCCAGCCATTTTGCCTGCACCGAGCTGCCTTCCCAGGAGAGGTCGGGGGCCATGTCGCCGCCGCGGCCATTGATGGCGTGACAACTGAAACAGCGCAAGTCACGAATCAGTTGCCCGGCATGTCCGCCGGGCTGGTAATCGGACTCGCGATGCGTGGCGATCCGTGGCGATTGCGACTGCGCTCGATCCGAGAGCGCGAGCAGCGCCGTTGTTATCGCGTCTGCCTGCTGTTGCGTCAGGGTGAACTTCGGCATCTTCAGGCTGGCCCCGAAGGCGCGCGGATCGCGGACCTTGGCGCCGATGTAATCGGGCAAGGTATGCGGCACCCCGGGGGCAAACACCAACTGCGCCAGGGAGCGGCTGCCGACGTGGCTGAGGTCGGGCGCGAAATTGTCCGGCTTGCGCACGCCGTTGATTTCGTGGCACGACGCGCAACCATACTCGTTCACCAGTTGCTTGCCGTGCGCGATTTGCTGCGGCGTGCTGTCGGGCAGATGGACGTTGGCGAGCAGGTCGGAATCCGTCTTCGCTTCCAGGAATCCGGCGACCGTCTTGATCTGCTGCTCGGTGAAACGGTAGTGCGGCATCTTGGTATCCGGATCGTAAGCCCCCGGATTCCGCAGCCATGCTTCCAGCCACTCCGGCTTGGCCTTGGTCCCGATCTTGGTCAGTTCCGGGCCGAGGTCCCCACCTACCATGTTGCCGGCAGCATTCTGCACTGCATGACAGGAGGCGCAGAACGACTGTCCATATAAAGACGCACCGGCGGTCGGATCGGCGGCCGTGGTGGAAGACGTCGCTTTTTCAGGGCCGGGCAGCGCGACCGGCGTGCTCTGCGCCATCAGGAACGCTGTGATGTCTCGCGAGTCGTCGTCGGAGAGGCCGAAATTCGGCATGGTAGCGGTGGAGGAGTACGCCTGCGGATTCTTGATCCAGGCGTAAACCCACTCCCGCGTGGTCTTCTGCGCGATGTGTTGCAGCGACGGCGGATCATCGGTTCCCTGCATGACGACTCCGTCCGGTTGCCGAACGTTGTGGCAGCGGACGCATCCTTCGCGCGCGAGAAGCTTGCGGCCATAATTGAGTTGTGGCGTGCCGGGAAGGTCGGCGAGGTGGCACTGCCCGCAGGACGATTCGATGTAGCGCGCGGGCAGGATCGGTTCTTCCCATGCCAGCGTGCTGCGGTGTGCTTCTTCCAGCGTGGTCGCTCCGCCCTGTCCGCGATGGCATGTGGAACACCCAAAGTCGGTCAGCGAGTGCGGGATCGGAGGATGCGCGCGGAAGGGCTGCGTCGTGACGGTTGAAAGGCTCTCCTCGCGAAGCCCGACGTGGCAGGTGGTGCAGCGGTCCACGATGCCGTGTTCCGGAATCCAAATCTGCTGGATGCCGGTTTTCAGGTGCCGCTGCAGCGTGACCGCGTCGGCGCGCGTGCGGATCAGCTTTACGTATTGCTTCTGGTAATGCCGCCATTCGCTGAAGTGGTTCTTGGCAGGAGCAATCGCGAGCGAGACCAGGAACACCACGCTGATGATGCCGAAGGTGCGGGCGCTGTCGGCAAACAGGAAGCTCCGGACTGCGTCAAGCTTTTCCCGGACCCTCATCTCAGTACCCCTTCCATGGCCAGACCCAGGCCCATCCTGGGCCGCGGAAGAAGGTTCCAACCGCCGTCAGCACCACTAGTTCACAGAGAAACCAGGTCATAATCCAGAACGAGATCGGCCTGGCCACCAGCCACCGGCGGAAGCGGTCAGGAGGATCGGGCGCGGCCTCGGCGGCCACGAGCATGAACAGCGCGACCGCAAGCGTCGGCGCCAGCGCCACAAAAACATCGAACACAATCAGGAAGATCGAGAACGCAACCACCACCACGCCGAAGATCTGCAGCCGCCGCTTCTTGTCGCGTAACCACAAGCCTTCGGACTCAATGTTGACGTTGAAGTAGGGAATGATGATGAGCGCGATGACGACGAGCGTGGGAATCAGCACGCCGGCCACTACCGGCGGGAAATAGTGCAGCAATTCCTGCAATCCCAGGAAGTACCACGGCGCTTTCGCCGGGTTGGGAGTGTGCATGGGGTCGGCAAGTTGTTCCAGGGGTGCATCCCATAGCAGCGCCATCCAAACCAGAACAACGGCGCCCGCCATGACGGCCACCGCAACGCGGAAGAAGACGTTGGGATAGGTCATCATGCGTTCTTCGTCCTGCACTACCACCGCCGGCGATGTGCGACGCGTAACGAAGGCAACGCGAACCGGAGCCTTGCGCGCATCCGAGTTCATGCCGGCGATGAAATCCTTGTCGCTCATTTCGCCTCCGGCTTGGCTGGCGTGCCGGGATAGAGTCCCCCGTCCTTGCGAATGCGCCAGAAGTGAACTGCGATAAAAGCGATTGCGGTCAGCGGCAGGATCACGCAGTGCAGGACATAAAAGCGCAGCAGCGCGTTGGCATTCACCAGGTTGCCGCCGAGCATCAGGAAACGGATCTTCGCTCCCATCACTGGAACCGCTGACGCGATGTTGCTGCCCACCGTGACCGCCCAGTACGAGAGCTGGTCCCAGGGCAAGAGATATCCGGTGTAGCTGAGCAGCAGGGTGATAAGGAGCAGCACCACGCCGATTGCCCAATTGAATTCCCGCGGCGGACGGTACGCGCCGCGGTAGAAAACCTTGAACATGTGCGCAAATACCAGGAAGACCATGGCGTGCGCCGACCACCGGTGCAGGTTCCGCAGGAACACTCCCGAAGAAACCACGAACTGCAGGTCCTTCATGTCGGCGTACGCCTGCGGCACCGACGGGTGGTAGTACAGCATCAGCAAAATGCCGGTGATGACGAGGATGAGGAACGTGCCGAAGGTCAGCGCGCCCAGGTACCAGGTGGCGCTGAAGTCCATGGCGCGACGCCGCGCCTTGGCCGAAAACAGGTGCAGGAAAACGTTCTGCTGGATGGCGAGCACGTCGTGCAGCCGGGTGCCGCCGCGGCCGCTGCGGAATATCGAGCGCCACACCCGGCTGCCGCGTAGCTGTTCGATGTAGGCGTCCAGTGTTTTTGCCATCGCTAGACCTTCACCAACTGCCGCGAAGACAGCAGCGCGGCGCGATCCACCATCAGGTCGCCTTCGTCGCTGAGCCACATCCGCAGCCAGGGCAGAGGCTTGGGCGCGGGCCCCTCGATCTTGGTGCCATCGCGCTTGAACTTGCTGCCGTGGCACGGGCACGCGATGATTCCCAACTCCGGCTTCCATGCGGTGAGGCATCCCAGGTGGGTGCACGTGGCTTGCAGCGCGAAGAATCCCTGCGGGCTGTTGACGACAAAAATACCGGTCTGCGGGTCGAGCGTGAC
This sequence is a window from Terriglobales bacterium. Protein-coding genes within it:
- a CDS encoding Ig-like domain-containing protein, with amino-acid sequence MKRRALILLIVALLTGCTRKNAKTAAPAATAYGAAITEVSGGKQIAAAGAVLEQPLVVQVNDAQGNGVAGAYVELHAPAGVVLEPAAGITDSSGQFTVKVMLGGTAGRYQITALTRDKGGKSYDLKLEEIALDYQQVLGRQINRQYCSRCHDPESTPERVSNMDNLVTKPHAFADGETLNKISDADLTAIITHGGAALNKSAEMPPYGYTLTKNDIQALLSFIRAVADPPYPAKGVVYAQN
- a CDS encoding c-type cytochrome: MRVREKLDAVRSFLFADSARTFGIISVVFLVSLAIAPAKNHFSEWRHYQKQYVKLIRTRADAVTLQRHLKTGIQQIWIPEHGIVDRCTTCHVGLREESLSTVTTQPFRAHPPIPHSLTDFGCSTCHRGQGGATTLEEAHRSTLAWEEPILPARYIESSCGQCHLADLPGTPQLNYGRKLLAREGCVRCHNVRQPDGVVMQGTDDPPSLQHIAQKTTREWVYAWIKNPQAYSSTATMPNFGLSDDDSRDITAFLMAQSTPVALPGPEKATSSTTAADPTAGASLYGQSFCASCHAVQNAAGNMVGGDLGPELTKIGTKAKPEWLEAWLRNPGAYDPDTKMPHYRFTEQQIKTVAGFLEAKTDSDLLANVHLPDSTPQQIAHGKQLVNEYGCASCHEINGVRKPDNFAPDLSHVGSRSLAQLVFAPGVPHTLPDYIGAKVRDPRAFGASLKMPKFTLTQQQADAITTALLALSDRAQSQSPRIATHRESDYQPGGHAGQLIRDLRCFSCHAINGRGGDMAPDLSWEGSSVQAKWLADFLRNPNTLRPALIRRMPKFNLSDAEIKELTDYIMTVYQTPAFESDSMPASYPPAEVDRGRQVFYSKYACSSCHIVDPAKDKGYIGPTLTQVGSRLTPAWIYHWLKNPQELRPGTIEPNQHISNDDARALTAYLVSLKGQSPKTKTAGRRRESQQEVGR
- a CDS encoding cytochrome b N-terminal domain-containing protein → MAKTLDAYIEQLRGSRVWRSIFRSGRGGTRLHDVLAIQQNVFLHLFSAKARRRAMDFSATWYLGALTFGTFLILVITGILLMLYYHPSVPQAYADMKDLQFVVSSGVFLRNLHRWSAHAMVFLVFAHMFKVFYRGAYRPPREFNWAIGVVLLLITLLLSYTGYLLPWDQLSYWAVTVGSNIASAVPVMGAKIRFLMLGGNLVNANALLRFYVLHCVILPLTAIAFIAVHFWRIRKDGGLYPGTPAKPEAK
- a CDS encoding Rieske 2Fe-2S domain-containing protein — protein: MAENEKIKEAGLDRRQFFIKLGLGSVAVAAAGTAAFAYQFLSPNVLYEPSPVVNAGKPDHYPMDSVTLDPQTGIFVVNSPQGFFALQATCTHLGCLTAWKPELGIIACPCHGSKFKRDGTKIEGPAPKPLPWLRMWLSDEGDLMVDRAALLSSRQLVKV